One part of the Loxodonta africana isolate mLoxAfr1 chromosome 13, mLoxAfr1.hap2, whole genome shotgun sequence genome encodes these proteins:
- the ZNF330 gene encoding zinc finger protein 330: MPKKKTGARKKAENRREREKQLRASRSTIDLAKHPCNASMECDKCQRRQKNRAFCYFCSSVQKLPICAQCGKTKCMMKSSDCVIKHAGVYSTGLAMVGAICDFCEAWVCHGRKCLSTHACACPLTDAECVECERGVWDHGGRIFSCSFCHNFLCEDDQFEHQASCQVLEAETFKCVSCNRLGQHSCLRCKACFCDEHTRSKVFKQEKGKQPPCPKCGHETQETKDLSMSTRSLKFGRQTGGEEGDEASGYDAYWKNLSSDKCGDTSYQDEEEDEYEAEDDEEEEDEGGKDSDTESSDLFTNLNIGRTYASGYAHYEEQEN; the protein is encoded by the exons ATGCCTAAAAAAAAGACTGGCGCGAGGAAGAAGGCTGAGAATCGTCGGGAACGTGAAAAACAACTAAGAGCATCAAGGAGCACCATAGATTTAGCCAAACACCCATGTAATGCTTCAATG GAATGTGACAAGTGTCAGag GAGGCAGAAGAATAGAGCATTTTGCTATTTTTGTAGTTCTGTTCAGAAGTTACCGATTTGTGCACAGTGTG GGAAAACAAAGTGTATGATGAAGTCTTCAGACTGTGTTATAAAGCACGCTGGTGTTTACAGTACTGGCCTTGCGATGGTG GGTGCAATATGTGACTTTTGTGAAGCTTGGGTTTGCCATGGAAGGAAGTGTCTGAGCACACATGCCTGTGCTTGCCCTCTGACTGATGCTGAGTGTGTTGAGTGTGAACGGGGTGTCTGGGACCATG GCGGCAGAATATTCAGCTGTTCTTTTTGCCATAACTTTCTCTGTGAAGATGATCAGTTTGAGCATCAAGCCAGCTGCCAGGTTTTAGAGGCAGAAACATTTAAGT GTGTTTCGTGCAATCGGCTTGGCCAGCATTCTTGTCTCCGTTGTAAG GCTTGTTTCTGTGATGAGCATACAAGGAGCAAGGTATTTAAgcaggaaaaaggaaaacagcCTCCCTGCCCTAAATGTGGACACGAAACTCAGGAGACTAAAGATCTTAGCATGTCAA CACGCTCCCTGAAATTTGGCAGGCAGACTGGAGGTGAAGAGGGTGATGAAGCTTCTGGGTACGATGCCTATTGGAAGAACCTTTCATCTGACAAGTGTGGTGATACCAGCTACCAGGATGAGGAGGAAGATGAGTATGAAGCAGAAgatgatgaggaggaagaagatGAAGGTGGAAAGGATTCAGATACTGAGTCATCAGATTTGTTTACTAATCTGAATATAGGAAGAACCTATGCCAGTGGCTATGCTCACTACGAGGAACAGGAGAACTAG